Proteins found in one Planctomycetaceae bacterium genomic segment:
- a CDS encoding DUF4258 domain-containing protein, whose amino-acid sequence MQTTDNATDGRTVSGIRDAREQSLLPLKMTVILPLGRYAEDPLRREAAMEFELTDHAKTVLQQRNISLDWVERVLNAPQQTEPDSEDAALEHCLGRIEEHGNRVLRVIINVEAHPQRVVTAYFDRAMRNRL is encoded by the coding sequence ATGCAGACCACAGACAACGCAACCGACGGGCGCACCGTCAGCGGGATCAGGGACGCCCGTGAACAGTCCCTACTGCCATTGAAAATGACTGTCATTTTGCCCTTGGGTCGGTATGCTGAAGATCCGTTACGCAGGGAAGCCGCAATGGAATTCGAATTGACCGATCATGCAAAGACTGTGCTGCAGCAGCGAAACATCTCCCTTGATTGGGTTGAGCGGGTACTGAACGCTCCGCAGCAAACCGAGCCTGATTCGGAAGATGCCGCCCTTGAACATTGCTTGGGTAGAATTGAAGAGCACGGCAATCGCGTCCTGCGTGTTATAATCAATGTAGAAGCTCACCCCCAGCGGGTGGTCACGGCCTATTTTGATCGGGCGATGAGGAACAGATTATGA
- a CDS encoding DUF2283 domain-containing protein, protein MKLIVDEKADALYLRLDDSEIVDSREAAPGVVLDYDDKDQVVGVEILRVSKRAPGLNLRELNFQTS, encoded by the coding sequence ATGAAGCTGATTGTGGACGAGAAGGCCGACGCGTTGTACTTGCGGCTGGACGATTCGGAGATTGTCGATTCGCGGGAAGCGGCGCCCGGGGTGGTGTTGGACTATGACGACAAGGACCAGGTCGTCGGGGTGGAGATTCTGCGAGTTTCAAAGAGGGCGCCCGGCCTGAATCTTCGGGAGTTGAACTTTCAGACGAGTTGA
- a CDS encoding sugar kinase: MRYLDGHVTINLKEPPVAIELRENCKYALLVPTSMGVRLTPPNGQPMHTSSTFFMQATSAETNVASVCSYLGLPVKVLTTFVKGSPIARFIQDDLAGRHMDYEGKQVEQGGPWGYRHQFNLADCGSGARGPRVHNDRAGEVGRTLNAADFDLERIFGAEGVQIVHLSGLIAALSEQTSEFCLALARAARKHGTRVCFDLNYRASFWKGREAELRSVFTEIAAAADILVGNEEDFQLALGIEGPAAGGKDLAGKIESFKGMIQAVKQRFPAATAFATTLREVVSTERHLWGAILLAGDAWHIAQPREITVLDRIGGGDAFVGGMLYGILRRWDAAKWVQFGWAAGALATTLLTDYAQPADEEQVWSIWQGNARVRR; the protein is encoded by the coding sequence ATGCGGTACTTAGATGGGCACGTCACGATCAACCTGAAGGAGCCGCCGGTGGCTATCGAACTTCGCGAGAACTGCAAATACGCCCTGCTGGTGCCCACGAGCATGGGCGTGCGCCTCACGCCGCCCAACGGCCAACCGATGCACACCAGCAGCACGTTCTTCATGCAGGCCACCAGCGCCGAGACCAACGTCGCCAGCGTCTGCTCGTACCTGGGCCTGCCCGTCAAGGTGCTCACCACGTTCGTCAAGGGCAGCCCCATCGCCCGGTTCATCCAGGACGATCTCGCCGGCCGCCACATGGACTACGAAGGCAAGCAGGTCGAGCAGGGCGGGCCCTGGGGCTATCGCCACCAGTTCAACCTGGCCGACTGCGGCAGCGGCGCCCGAGGCCCGCGCGTCCACAACGACCGCGCCGGCGAAGTCGGCCGCACGCTCAACGCCGCGGACTTCGACCTCGAGCGCATCTTCGGCGCCGAGGGCGTGCAGATCGTCCACCTGTCGGGGCTCATCGCCGCCCTGTCCGAGCAGACCAGCGAGTTCTGCCTGGCCCTGGCCCGCGCCGCCAGGAAGCACGGCACGCGCGTGTGCTTCGACCTGAACTACCGAGCGTCGTTCTGGAAGGGCCGCGAGGCGGAGCTCCGCAGCGTGTTCACCGAGATCGCAGCGGCGGCCGACATCCTCGTCGGCAACGAGGAAGACTTCCAGCTCGCCCTGGGCATCGAAGGCCCCGCCGCCGGCGGCAAAGACCTGGCCGGCAAGATCGAGAGCTTCAAGGGCATGATCCAGGCCGTCAAGCAGCGATTCCCCGCCGCGACGGCGTTTGCCACGACGCTGCGCGAAGTCGTCAGCACCGAGCGCCACCTGTGGGGGGCGATCCTGCTAGCCGGCGACGCCTGGCACATCGCCCAGCCGCGCGAGATCACCGTCCTCGACCGCATCGGCGGCGGCGACGCCTTCGTCGGCGGAATGCTCTACGGCATCCTGCGCCGCTGGGACGCCGCCAAGTGGGTGCAGTTCGGCTGGGCCGCCGGCGCCCTGGCGACGACCCTGCTGACCGACTACGCCCAGCCCGCCGACGAAGAGCAGGTCTGGAGCATTTGGCAAGGCAACGCCCGCGTGCGGCGCTGA
- a CDS encoding serine hydrolase — MKTTHCILLLLALAAVPATAAPGLDIPRLDGIAIDGKGGDWGQGGYRLDVLESMSGNGAAAAGQRVWARLGWDSRGLLMLVHIWDDTWMENPRGDRLYEGDSIEVFLGVAGGLCQWVISPGMDAAQPAVRQQFFDKRSEPARGRPAQAQVVRTRSGGECTVEILLPWSATGVEPAESKTTLSLHFWVNDRDGHVEDIRRVWMPATICRLARQPSPAREFIHWSGFDARTMLTTLELRGGAAAVGKEAQLVQGGKVVSRATLAADASGYACATLLMPERGAGAEAAELTAQVAGKEVARVALQDNARARAEQFLFAPMAATPAAEFDGEALPTLDFADAAMVARAIGSYTLKTTYYDSRYEIVTRAAKPGRYGAVVEVMTPQGRLCRRFASLVRRGGPATEDQRQWWVEFKRRFYGWDKRWPKPFVCPRPNPGPPAPVVGEGSAAEAGMTAGAAAAIDAVLTQWAADSDEPFTAAVVRHGVIVLSKAYGVREGKAISRDTPSFMASMTKCLSATLMLTVVDQGLVDLDAPVAEYLPPFQAARMNKPLTLRHLYTHTSGISGWHWGAGEHDLEERLAAYMPHVRVGEAFLYNGTGFDLGSKVLEAASGEALPALAQGHLLGPLGCRNTTMPDGGGSAFSTADDLVRIGQMLLNKGAYGRMRFMSERTFEQLLPVRLTKVLGPDAGQVYGLGTMWFDYEGWGKGAFAHGAKSETVLRVVPEHDLVVAIARSRRGTNFETYYPRFIQAVLSGIDPRSAR; from the coding sequence ATGAAAACAACGCACTGCATTCTGTTGCTCCTTGCATTGGCTGCCGTGCCGGCTACGGCTGCGCCGGGGCTGGACATTCCGCGGTTGGATGGCATTGCCATCGACGGCAAGGGCGGCGACTGGGGACAGGGCGGGTACCGGCTGGATGTGCTCGAGTCGATGAGCGGCAATGGCGCGGCCGCGGCTGGGCAGCGCGTCTGGGCACGCCTGGGGTGGGACAGCCGCGGCTTGCTGATGCTGGTACACATCTGGGACGACACGTGGATGGAGAACCCGCGCGGCGACCGCCTGTACGAGGGCGACTCGATCGAGGTGTTCCTGGGCGTTGCCGGCGGCCTGTGCCAGTGGGTCATCTCGCCGGGCATGGACGCTGCCCAGCCGGCGGTGCGGCAGCAGTTTTTCGACAAGCGCTCCGAGCCCGCGCGCGGGCGTCCAGCGCAGGCGCAAGTCGTCCGCACGCGCAGCGGCGGAGAATGCACCGTCGAGATCCTGCTGCCCTGGTCGGCAACAGGCGTCGAGCCGGCCGAGAGCAAGACCACGCTGAGCCTGCACTTCTGGGTCAACGATCGCGACGGGCACGTCGAGGACATCAGGCGAGTCTGGATGCCGGCTACGATCTGCCGCCTGGCGCGGCAGCCGTCGCCGGCGCGGGAGTTCATCCACTGGAGCGGGTTCGACGCCAGAACGATGCTCACGACGTTGGAGCTGCGCGGCGGCGCGGCGGCGGTCGGCAAAGAAGCGCAGCTCGTCCAGGGCGGCAAGGTCGTTTCGCGGGCGACTCTGGCGGCCGACGCTTCCGGATACGCCTGCGCCACGCTGCTGATGCCCGAACGCGGCGCCGGCGCCGAAGCAGCCGAGTTGACCGCGCAGGTGGCGGGCAAAGAAGTCGCCCGCGTCGCTCTGCAGGACAACGCCCGCGCCCGGGCCGAGCAGTTTCTCTTCGCCCCGATGGCCGCGACGCCCGCCGCGGAGTTCGACGGCGAGGCTCTGCCGACGCTGGATTTCGCTGACGCGGCGATGGTCGCCCGCGCGATCGGCTCTTACACGCTCAAGACCACGTACTACGACAGCCGCTATGAGATCGTCACGCGAGCGGCCAAGCCGGGGCGATATGGCGCCGTCGTCGAAGTGATGACGCCGCAGGGGCGGCTTTGCCGGCGGTTCGCCTCGCTCGTTCGCCGAGGCGGACCTGCGACCGAAGATCAGCGCCAGTGGTGGGTCGAGTTCAAGCGGCGGTTCTACGGCTGGGACAAGCGCTGGCCCAAGCCCTTCGTCTGCCCGCGGCCGAATCCCGGTCCGCCCGCGCCGGTGGTGGGGGAGGGCAGCGCCGCCGAGGCGGGCATGACCGCCGGCGCGGCGGCCGCCATCGACGCGGTGCTCACGCAGTGGGCCGCGGACAGCGACGAACCCTTCACGGCCGCCGTCGTGCGCCACGGCGTGATCGTCCTGAGCAAAGCCTACGGCGTGCGAGAGGGCAAGGCGATCAGCCGCGACACGCCGAGCTTCATGGCCTCGATGACCAAGTGCCTTTCGGCGACGCTGATGCTGACGGTTGTCGATCAGGGCCTGGTGGACCTCGACGCCCCGGTGGCGGAGTACCTGCCGCCGTTCCAGGCCGCCCGAATGAACAAGCCCCTGACGCTGCGGCACCTGTACACGCACACCAGCGGGATCAGCGGCTGGCACTGGGGCGCGGGGGAGCACGATCTCGAGGAGCGGCTGGCCGCCTATATGCCCCACGTGCGAGTGGGCGAGGCCTTCCTCTATAACGGCACGGGGTTCGACCTGGGCAGCAAGGTTCTCGAAGCCGCCAGCGGCGAGGCGCTGCCCGCGTTAGCGCAGGGGCACCTGCTGGGTCCGCTGGGCTGTCGCAACACGACGATGCCCGACGGCGGCGGGTCGGCCTTCAGCACCGCCGACGACCTGGTGCGCATCGGGCAGATGCTGCTCAACAAGGGCGCGTACGGCCGCATGCGGTTCATGAGCGAGCGGACGTTCGAGCAGTTGCTGCCGGTGCGGCTGACGAAGGTGCTGGGCCCGGACGCGGGGCAGGTCTACGGCCTGGGGACGATGTGGTTCGATTACGAAGGTTGGGGCAAGGGCGCCTTCGCCCACGGGGCCAAGTCTGAAACCGTGCTGCGGGTCGTTCCCGAGCACGACCTGGTGGTGGCTATCGCCCGCAGCCGCCGCGGGACCAACTTCGAGACCTACTATCCCCGATTCATCCAGGCGGTGCTGTCGGGGATCGATCCGCGATCTGCACGATAG
- a CDS encoding YXWGXW repeat-containing protein yields MKTLMIVAVLVGLLLAGGCACCGQDRSSGSCGHSCLNWWACGRMRCEVWAIPADPAGMEVPPPPVPLAESIPTVPDDDYVWIPGYWDWTGSDYQWVRGQWMLPPGTARVWVPPRYDLRAGRYFYYRGYWASVERKDV; encoded by the coding sequence ATGAAGACTCTGATGATCGTGGCGGTTCTGGTTGGGCTCTTGCTCGCTGGCGGGTGCGCCTGTTGCGGCCAGGACCGCAGCTCCGGATCGTGCGGGCATTCGTGCCTGAACTGGTGGGCGTGTGGCCGCATGCGATGCGAGGTCTGGGCCATACCCGCGGACCCTGCCGGCATGGAAGTGCCGCCCCCGCCGGTGCCGCTGGCTGAGTCGATCCCGACCGTCCCGGACGACGACTACGTCTGGATCCCGGGCTACTGGGACTGGACCGGCAGCGACTATCAATGGGTCCGCGGCCAATGGATGCTCCCGCCCGGCACCGCCCGGGTCTGGGTGCCCCCGCGATACGACCTGCGCGCCGGCAGATACTTCTACTACCGGGGTTACTGGGCCAGCGTCGAACGGAAAGATGTCTGA